The region CCTCGCGGGAAATAAACGTGCAGGTGATGTTGTCCAGCGACAGTGCTGCTTCAGCCATTCGGATACTTCTCGTTGGCGCGCTTGGCGAATTCGTTGGTCCAGATCTTGGACGGGTCCACCTTGGACGCGTCGAAGTCCGGGATGAAGGCGGCCAGCGCCTTGACCGCGGTGGCGGCGCCATCCTCGGGGATGATGCCGTCCGGCGACAGGCCTTCCAGGCTGGCCTTCAGCGCCGCCTTGTAGACCTCCGGTTCGCCCAGCAGATAGTTCGCCGGCACGGTCTTGGCGATCTCGTCGATGCTGGCCTTCTGGATCCACTTGTCCGCTCGCACGATGGCGTTGGCCAGGGCCTGCACCGTGTTGGGATTGGCGTCGATGTAGCTCTGCGCGGTGTAGAGGGTACCGGCCGGCATGTTGCCGCCGAAGATGTCGCGCGTGTCCTTGAGCGTCCGCGTGTCGGCGATGATCTTCATGTCGCCGGCCGCCACCAGGGCGGTGACCACGGGGTCGGTATTGGACATGGCGTCGATCTGGCCCGAGCGCAGCGCCGTGATGGCGCCCGCGCCGGCGCCCACGCCGATGATGGACACGTCCGACGGCTTCAGGCCATGCTTGGCCAGGAAGAAGTTGACGACCATATTGGTCGACGAGCCCGGCGCCGTGACGCCGATCTTCTTGCCCTTCAGGTCGGCCGGCGACTTGTAGTTCGCCATGGTCTTGGTCGACACACCGAAACCGATCAGCGGGGCGCGGCCCTGCTGCACGAAGTTGCGGTAGAACTGGCCCTTGGACTGCAGGTTCAGCGCGTGCTCGAAAGCGCCCGACACCACGTCGGCGCTACCGCCCACCACGGCCTGCAAGGCCTTGGCACCGCCCGCGAAGTCGGCGATGGTGACGTCCAGGCCTTCTTCCTTGAAGTAGCCGCGCACTTCGGCGATGGTCAAGGGCAGGTAGTACACCAGTGCCTTGCCGCCGACAGCGATCGCCACCTTGGTCTTTTCGAGTTTCGCGGCCCGCGCGAAGGCGGGGGCCAGGCTCATGACGCCGGCCGAGCCGGCGAGTTTGAGCAGTTCACGGCGAGTGACTGTCATTTTTGTGTCTCCGTTGTTTGGTCCGCGGCCTGCGGACCACGAATTCCTATCGCGCCGGACCGGGCCAGCTCCGCGATTGTCGCGGAATCATACCCCAGCCCCTGCAGGACTTCCTCGGTATGTTCCCCTAAGTCGGGCCCCAACCAGCGCGTGCCGCCAGGCGTGGCGGACAATTTCGGGGTGACCGCCGGCAGCTTGACCGGCGTGCCGTCAGCGAATTGATGCTGTTCGATCATGGCGCGCGCGGCGAACTGGGGGTCGCTGAACATGTCGGCCACGCTGTAGATCTTGCCCACCGGCACATCGGCCTGGCGCAAGGTTTCCAGCGCGCCTTCGATCTGCTGGCCGTCGCACCACTGCTGGATGGCGCCGTCGATTTCCGCCACGCGGCGGGCGCGGCCGTCGTTGCGCGCCAGGTCCGGATCGGCGGCCAGGTCGGCGCGGCCGATGGCCTGCATCAGGCGCAGGAAGATGGCGTCGCCATTGCCGGCGATGACGATGTTCTGGCCGTCGGCGGTGGTGTAGGTATTGGACGGCACGATGCCCGGCAAGGCCCCGCCGGTGCGTTCGCGCACCACGCCGGCGACGTCGTACTCGGGCACCAGGCTTTCCATCATGTTGAAGACGGATTCGTAGAGCGCCACGTCGACCATCTGGCCTTGGCCGCCCTTCTGGCCATCCCAGCGGCCGCCCGTGGCATCCCGATGGCGCAGCGCCATCATGGCGCCGACCACGCCGTGCAGCGCCGCGATCGAATCGCCGATGGAGATGCCGACGCGGACCGGGGGACGGTCCGGATGGCCGGATACGTAGCGCAGCCCGCCCATCGACTCGCCGATGGCGCCGAAGCCCGGCATGTCGCGCATCGGGCCGGTCTGGCCGTAGCCCGACAGGCGCACCATGATGGTGGCGGGATTGAGCGCGCGCAGCTGTTCGTAGCCCAGCCCCCACTTTTCCAGCACGCCGGGGCGGTAGTTCTCGACGATGATGTCGGCTTCGAGCGCCAGGCGCAGGGCAATGTCGCGCGCCCGCTCGTCCTTCAGGTTCAGGGCAATCGAGCGCTTGTTGCGCGCCTGCACCGTCCACCACAGCGAATTGCCTTCGTGCAGATGGCGCCAGGAACGGATGGGGTCGCCACCGCCCTTGCCGTCGGGGCCGGCGGGGGTTTCCACCTTGATGACGTCGGCGCCGAACTCACCGAACATGCGGGCAGCAAAAGGGCCCGCGATAAGCGTGCCCAGTTCGAGGACTTTCAATCCAGCCAAGGCTGACATCCTGGCGTCTCCTAATGTTCTTATGTATCGCGGGCTGCCGTAGTGCGTGCTGCCTTCGCAAGGCTGTCGCGCTGCCCGCGGGCTCTGTGGCCCTTATGCGGTCAGGCTGACTTGCGTTCCATCAATGCCCAGGCGATGGTGCCGGCGTCGACGTATTCCAGCTCGCTGCCGGCGGGTACGCCACGCGCCAGGCGCGTCACCGACAAGCCCCGTTCACGCAGCGCTTCGCCGAGGAAGTGCGCGGTGGTCTCGCCTTCAGCGGTGAAGTTGGTGGCCAGGATGACCTCCGTCACCACCCCGTCGCCGGCGCGCTTGAGCACGCGGTCGAAATCCAGCTCACGCGGCCCCACGCCTTCCAGCGGCGCGACCCGTCCCATCAGCACGTAGTACAGGCCGCGGTAGCCGTGGCTGGACTCGATCATGTTCTGATCGGCCGGGGTCTCGACGATGCAGAGCTGCGACGGATCACGCCGGGGATTGGCGCAGGTCGCGCAGATCTCGTCTTCGGAGAAGCTGTTGCAGCGGGCGCAATGGCGCAGATTCTGCGTGGCGCCGGACAAAGCGCGGCCCAGCAGTTCGGCCCCTTGCAGATCGTGCTGCAACAGGTGATAGGCCATGCGGCGCGCCGACCGCACGCCGACGCCGGGCAGGCGCCGCAGCGCCTCGATCAGCGCCAGCAGCGGTTCGGGTTCAGGCAGCAAGGGCTCCATGCGACTCCGGGTATCAGAAGGGGAACTTCATGCCCGGGGGCATGGGCATGCCGGCCGTCACGCCAGCCATCTTTTCCTGGCTGGTGGCTTCGGCCTTGCGCAGCGCGTCGTTGAACGCGGCGGCGACCAGGTCTTCCAGCATGTCCTTGTCATCGCCCAGCAGGCTGGGGTCGATGTTCACGCGCTTGACGTCGTGGCGGCAGGACATCGTTACCTTGACCAGACCGCCACCCGCGGCGCCTTCGACCAGGATGTCGGCCAGGGCTTCCTGGGCCTTCTTCATGTTTTCCTGCATTTGCTGCGCCTGGCGCATCAAACCGGCCAATTGTCCTTTCATCATGATGGGATGTCCTTCTCAAAAATTGGATGACTGAATGACTCGGGCGGCGGCGCGAATCACGCCGCGGCCGCCAGCGGCGGTTCGATGGCCCGGATGGAGCCGGGCACGATCTTGCCGCCGAAATTATCGACCAGCGCCTGCACGAAGGGGTCGGCCACGGCCGCTTCCTCCGCGGCGTGCTGCCGCGCGGCGCGTTCCTGCTGGGCGACGGCGTGGGCCGTGCCGTCGCCGGTAACGCCGAATTCGACCTCCAGGCGCAGGGCCTGGCCAAAGTGTTCGCACAGGACGGTTTGCAGGCGCAGCTTGCTGGCGCTGTCGACCAGCGTGCGCACTGCAAGGCGCAGGCGCACCAGGTCGCCCTGCAGGCCGGCCCATTCGCTTTGGCGCGCCACTTCGGCCGCCAGACCGGTCACCGGCAGCTTGGCCGCCAAGGCGGGCCAGGAGTCGGCGTCCATTTTGTCCAGGCGCGGGGCCCGGTTGGCACGGTTGCCGCCTGCGGCCGCCGGCGCGCGGTTGGGCGCGGGGCGACGGGGCGCGATGTCCGCGGGCATGGCGCCGGTGCTGAGCGTTTCGAAACCGTCGTCGTCGGCATCGGCGCTGGCGATGAAGCCGTCATCGTTGCCGGCATAAGCGCCCTCGCCCGAGTAGCCGCCCTGGGCGTCATCGGGGATGACCTCGTCGACCCAGGATGGGGGGCCGTCGGGGGTGGGGGCTTGCTGTTGGGCAGCGGGGGCTTGCTGACCAGCCGATGCTTGTCGGGCAGCCGGCGCAACATCTTGCGCATCCAACGCCGGAGTAGCCGGGGCGGCCGGGGCGCTTGCCGAGGCCACGGCGTCCGCATCATCCCAGGGCGGCGGCGCGCTGCCTGCAACTTGCGTATCGACGCGCGCGGTACGATCCGGCGCCGGCGCAGCGGGCGCCGGGCTGGGCACAGGCACAGGCGCAGCCGTGGCTACGGGTGCCGCCGGGGCGGCGGGCGCAGCAGTGGGCGCTACCGAAGCGCTCGCTTGAGTCTGATCGGAAGGGGTGTCGGCCCGCGCGGCGGCGGCGGTCGCAGCCGGCTCGACAGGAGCCGGCGCGGCCGAACCTGCCGCAGCGGACGGCGTCGCAACTGCTGCAACAGCGGCGGCAGGCGCAGGCGCTGCATTGCCCGCGCCACCGGCGGCAGGCGCTGCGGCGACAGTCCCAGCAGCGGGCGCGGAACCTGCCGCAACAGTCGCTCCAGCCGAAGCCGTCGCAGCGGCAACCGGCGTGGGCACCGCCGCGGCAGCGGCAGGCGCGGGGGCAGCAGCAGTGTTACCCGGCGCGGCCAGCGTGCCGCGCGTCGGCGGCGGCATGGTCTGCGGCGGGCCAGCTTCGCCGCTCAAGGACAACATCCGCAGGCAGGCCATGACGAAGCCGGCGTACTCATCCGGCGCCAGGGCCAGCTCCTGGCGGCTATGCACCGCCACGGAATAGAACAATTGCACCGCGTCGCCGTGCAAGGTCCCGGCCAGGCGCGCCACGTCGGCGGCCAGGGGATCGTCGGCCGGCGTGGCCCCGCGCACTCTTTGCTCGATGGCCACCCGCGACAGCAATACCGCCAGGTCCGCCAGCGCACCGCCATAGGACAAACCGCGCGTGGCCAGTTCGTCGGCCACGGCCAGCACTGCCAGCGCATCGCCGTTGCCCAGCGCATCGAGCAGCCGCACCAGGTGCCGCTGGTCGATGGTGCCGAGCATGCCGCGCACGGCTTCCTCGGTGAGGTTGCCGGCGCTATAGGCGATAGCCTGGTCCGTCAGGGACAGGGCGTCGCGCATCGAACCGGACGCCGCCTGGGCGATCAGACGCAGGGCCGGCACTTCGGCGGCGACCTGCTCTTCGCCCAGCACATGCGTCAAATGGCCGACGATGGCGTCGGGCGGCATCTGTTTCAGGTTGAATTGCAGGCAGCGCGACAGCACGGTCACCGGGATTTTCTGGGGATCGGTGGTCGCGATAATGAATTTGACGTGCGGCGGCGGCTCTTCCAGCGTCTTCAACATCGCGTTGAAGGCGTGGCCGGTCAGCATGTGCACTTCGTCGATCATGTAGACCTTGAAGCGCCCCGCGCCCGGCGCGTAGACCGCCTGCTCCAGCAGCTGCGTCATCTCGTCGACGCCGCGGTTGGACGCCGCGTCCAGCTCCAGATAGTCGACGAAGCGGCCGGCATCGATTTCCGTGCAAGCCCGGCAGACGCCACAGGGCTTGGAGGTGATGCCGATTTCACAATTGAGCGATTTCGCCAGGATGCGCGACAGCGTGGTCTTGCCGACGCCCCGCGTACCGGTGAACAGCCAGGCGTGATGCAGTCGCTGCGTATCCAGCGCGTGCGTCAGCGCGCGCACCACGTGGTCCTGCCCCACCAGGGTGTCGAAGGATCGGGGCCGCCACTTGCGAGCCAATACGAGATAGGTCATGCGCGGATTGTAGAGCCTGCCGGATTAAACACGGACCTGAAATACAAAAGGACGGGCCACGATGAACACGACGCTTTGACACGCGGTTTCATCATGGCCCGTCCCTGGGGAATTCGTTGACGAGCCTTACTCCGGCACTGATCCTAAACGACTATGGCTGCTTCGTTCCCGACCTGACCAGGTTCACCGCCGAACCATGCGAAGGGGCCCGTCAAAGCGAATTCTAGCAGATCGGCGCGATGCCCATTTGGGGCCGCGCCCCAAGGCCACGCCGGCCCCCTACCCTTCGACGTCGCCCGGGGGGTTACTCCGATGTCGGGCTGCTCAAGCGTAGGGCGCCGTTGCACTCAGGTCTGGCAGGTAACCCTCGGAGAAGCGCAGCCTGGGCGTGGGATCGGGCTGCGACGCCCAGGCCTGGATGAGCACCCCATAGGTGTCTCCCACTGGGGCCCTGGCCTGAGTCAGGCTCAAGTTCGGCAGTGGCTTGATGAAGACCGACGAGGGGTCCAGACCGCGCGTGATGAGCGCTTCCTTGATCAGATGGGCCGTCAACAGATAGGCCCGGCTCAGGCGGCCCAGAGAGATGCCATCTTCTTCGATCATCGGCGAGACGATGCTTATCTCCACCCGGGTGACACCGGTTTCGCGGAAATCACGAACGGCGTGGTCCAGGCGCCGGACGGTGCCCGCGTCGATGGGCTGGGTGCCGTCGGGCAGGGATTTCAGCAGGACCGGTGGGAGTGCCCATAAGCCGCGGGCGCGGCGTGGCGGCTCGGGCAGCATGCCGGCCACCCGCACCTCCAACGCGCCGGCCTTTCCGGGATCGCCGGGCGGGGGCTGGTCGGGCGAATAATCGGCAACCACACGAATCTCCCCTCGTTTGATGCCCTTGTTGACCAGATACTGCGCCAGCGCCCTGGCCGGCGCCGCGGCTTCCGCAAAATAGACCATGCCGACGCGGTGGATCACTTCAATGCGTTTAAGGACGAGCTTACCCATGTGGACGACCAGATCGTCCAGGTGGGTGCGCAGGTCTTCATCGAAGGCAGCCGTCGTTGGCGGCACGGATTCAAAGTCGTCATAAATGATAAAGACCGGCGGCATCGCCGCATACCAGGCAGGCAGGTCTTCCGCGTCGGCGAAATCGGGAGCGGGGTCCTTGCTGCTTACCGCCGCAAGCCTGGGCACGCTCGTATCGACCAATACAACGTCCGCCTCCGGCGTCGCAAAAAAAGAAGCCGTCCCGTGGGGGACGGATGTGTTTATGTTGGGCATTGATGTGAGTGGCGGAAGGCGGGAGAGCGTTCCCTGAGCGCGTCACGTACCGGTCAGGACGAGGATTCGCCCGATAAGTAGGATTGATATAAGACCATCCGCGCGTAGGATGACGCGTTCATGCGAGCGAACATGAGGGCTAACTATGCAACTCACCAAACTTTTCAGGACCGGCGACTCACAGGCCGTCTGTATTCCTGCGGAGCTTGCGTACGACAGGACGGACATCGAACTCGAGATAGAGCGTATCGGTGACGAGATCCGCATCCGGCCAGTTCGTCGCTCCTTTGCCGGCGTGCTCGAAGTGTTCGCGCGGTTCTCGCCTGATTTCGTTGGCGAGGGACGTGGGGACCAGATTCAGGCGGAGCGGGAAAAGCTCTGATAAGGCGCTACGCGCTTCCTGGCACCCGCTGCCTCGGCAAGAGCTCTCCTGGCCTGCTGAGCGATTAGCTTGAGGCTGAGGATCTGCCCAAGGCTTCCGCGAAAATTCTGAAACGAGGGTGGCGGCTGCCTGGATAGCTGCCTCAATGTTAGAATCTTGCTCCTTCCTGGCCCGGCCTTCGCCGTGCCCGCTGCTCAGCGACTCGCCGTAGTTAAACGGATATAACCGGCCCCTCCTAAGGGTCAATTGGTGGTTCGATTCCACCCGGCGAGGCCAAACCGCTCCCTCGATTAAGCGCGCTATAGGCGCAAGTGGCGCCCCTTCGAAAAAGAAGCGCATTACGGGTAATTCGGACAATTGTTGCATTGCGACCGCATCACGGCGACCGACCGCCTCCACGTCTTCCAGCTCTCCGGCACCATCGCGAACACGCGCAGCAGCGGCAGGGGAACATGCTCCGATCCTCACCGGACCCATGCAAGCGCGTCGCCGCGAGCTCGGCCGCCTCGTGTCGCTAGCGCGTATCCGGAAGGCTACATTTTTCTTGCCCGAACGTAGCCCACTGGCTACAATTGGAACTCTTCATGGCCGAATGGCAGCAGACCACGTCAATTCGTGGGAAGCGAGGACATGAGAGAGTTAGTAAGTACCAAAGAGTTCGATGATTTCGAAGCAAATCTGAAGGACATGTCAGGACGCGCACGTATCCAGGCGCGGATTCAGCGGCTGGCGGCGGGAAACCCCGGTAGTTATAGGAACCTGAAGCATGGGGTGTCGGAGCTCAAGATCGATGTGGGTCCTGGCTATCGGGTGTACTACACGCTGCGGCAAGACGGTTCCATTGTGATTTTGCTCGCGGGGGGCGACAAGTCTACGCAGGATGGAGACATCGAACGAGCGTACAAGCTGGTGTCCCAGCTTTAGACCTCACGCACCTGGAAATCATACGTATCGCAGTGCGGGTGCGTCGCTTAGCGCTCCCAAGTAAAGGAGTTGTGAACATGACTAAATTAGCGACACAGAAGTACGACATCGCCGAAAGACTTCGCACGCCGGAAGAAATGGCTGCTTATCTGGAGGCTTGCATCCT is a window of Bordetella sp. N DNA encoding:
- a CDS encoding ABC transporter substrate-binding protein, which translates into the protein MTVTRRELLKLAGSAGVMSLAPAFARAAKLEKTKVAIAVGGKALVYYLPLTIAEVRGYFKEEGLDVTIADFAGGAKALQAVVGGSADVVSGAFEHALNLQSKGQFYRNFVQQGRAPLIGFGVSTKTMANYKSPADLKGKKIGVTAPGSSTNMVVNFFLAKHGLKPSDVSIIGVGAGAGAITALRSGQIDAMSNTDPVVTALVAAGDMKIIADTRTLKDTRDIFGGNMPAGTLYTAQSYIDANPNTVQALANAIVRADKWIQKASIDEIAKTVPANYLLGEPEVYKAALKASLEGLSPDGIIPEDGAATAVKALAAFIPDFDASKVDPSKIWTNEFAKRANEKYPNG
- a CDS encoding CaiB/BaiF CoA-transferase family protein; its protein translation is MSALAGLKVLELGTLIAGPFAARMFGEFGADVIKVETPAGPDGKGGGDPIRSWRHLHEGNSLWWTVQARNKRSIALNLKDERARDIALRLALEADIIVENYRPGVLEKWGLGYEQLRALNPATIMVRLSGYGQTGPMRDMPGFGAIGESMGGLRYVSGHPDRPPVRVGISIGDSIAALHGVVGAMMALRHRDATGGRWDGQKGGQGQMVDVALYESVFNMMESLVPEYDVAGVVRERTGGALPGIVPSNTYTTADGQNIVIAGNGDAIFLRLMQAIGRADLAADPDLARNDGRARRVAEIDGAIQQWCDGQQIEGALETLRQADVPVGKIYSVADMFSDPQFAARAMIEQHQFADGTPVKLPAVTPKLSATPGGTRWLGPDLGEHTEEVLQGLGYDSATIAELARSGAIGIRGPQAADQTTETQK
- the recR gene encoding recombination mediator RecR: MEPLLPEPEPLLALIEALRRLPGVGVRSARRMAYHLLQHDLQGAELLGRALSGATQNLRHCARCNSFSEDEICATCANPRRDPSQLCIVETPADQNMIESSHGYRGLYYVLMGRVAPLEGVGPRELDFDRVLKRAGDGVVTEVILATNFTAEGETTAHFLGEALRERGLSVTRLARGVPAGSELEYVDAGTIAWALMERKSA
- a CDS encoding YbaB/EbfC family nucleoid-associated protein is translated as MMKGQLAGLMRQAQQMQENMKKAQEALADILVEGAAGGGLVKVTMSCRHDVKRVNIDPSLLGDDKDMLEDLVAAAFNDALRKAEATSQEKMAGVTAGMPMPPGMKFPF
- a CDS encoding DNA polymerase III subunit gamma/tau; the encoded protein is MTYLVLARKWRPRSFDTLVGQDHVVRALTHALDTQRLHHAWLFTGTRGVGKTTLSRILAKSLNCEIGITSKPCGVCRACTEIDAGRFVDYLELDAASNRGVDEMTQLLEQAVYAPGAGRFKVYMIDEVHMLTGHAFNAMLKTLEEPPPHVKFIIATTDPQKIPVTVLSRCLQFNLKQMPPDAIVGHLTHVLGEEQVAAEVPALRLIAQAASGSMRDALSLTDQAIAYSAGNLTEEAVRGMLGTIDQRHLVRLLDALGNGDALAVLAVADELATRGLSYGGALADLAVLLSRVAIEQRVRGATPADDPLAADVARLAGTLHGDAVQLFYSVAVHSRQELALAPDEYAGFVMACLRMLSLSGEAGPPQTMPPPTRGTLAAPGNTAAAPAPAAAAAVPTPVAAATASAGATVAAGSAPAAGTVAAAPAAGGAGNAAPAPAAAVAAVATPSAAAGSAAPAPVEPAATAAAARADTPSDQTQASASVAPTAAPAAPAAPVATAAPVPVPSPAPAAPAPDRTARVDTQVAGSAPPPWDDADAVASASAPAAPATPALDAQDVAPAARQASAGQQAPAAQQQAPTPDGPPSWVDEVIPDDAQGGYSGEGAYAGNDDGFIASADADDDGFETLSTGAMPADIAPRRPAPNRAPAAAGGNRANRAPRLDKMDADSWPALAAKLPVTGLAAEVARQSEWAGLQGDLVRLRLAVRTLVDSASKLRLQTVLCEHFGQALRLEVEFGVTGDGTAHAVAQQERAARQHAAEEAAVADPFVQALVDNFGGKIVPGSIRAIEPPLAAAA
- the vapB gene encoding type II toxin-antitoxin system VapB family antitoxin, with protein sequence MQLTKLFRTGDSQAVCIPAELAYDRTDIELEIERIGDEIRIRPVRRSFAGVLEVFARFSPDFVGEGRGDQIQAEREKL
- a CDS encoding type II toxin-antitoxin system RelE/ParE family toxin gives rise to the protein MRELVSTKEFDDFEANLKDMSGRARIQARIQRLAAGNPGSYRNLKHGVSELKIDVGPGYRVYYTLRQDGSIVILLAGGDKSTQDGDIERAYKLVSQL